One genomic region from Thermoleptolyngbya sichuanensis A183 encodes:
- the acpP gene encoding acyl carrier protein has protein sequence MSDEILTKVKKIVSEQLSVEESEVNPESNFANDLGADSLDTVELVMALEEEFDIEIPDEAAEGIATVQAAVDYIKQKVAA, from the coding sequence ATGAGCGACGAGATTCTCACAAAGGTCAAAAAGATCGTATCCGAGCAACTGAGCGTCGAAGAGAGTGAAGTCAACCCTGAGTCTAACTTTGCCAACGACTTGGGCGCAGACTCTCTAGACACGGTTGAACTGGTGATGGCGCTAGAGGAAGAATTCGACATCGAAATTCCTGACGAAGCCGCCGAAGGCATCGCAACGGTTCAAGCTGCTGTGGACTACATCAAGCAAAAGGTCGCTGCGTAG